The following coding sequences are from one Ferrimicrobium sp. window:
- a CDS encoding DUF885 domain-containing protein, translated as MTESINELANEYLANRLQLDPILATELGTGDDPAGLPDYSVTGVVAKADLDRSILAKARIIDASDDEVIAKHLMIERLSTQLALHDAGEWMAEINVIASPQHQIKHAIDLMPRATVEDWETIAERLRRVRASLASYQQSLRLGLAQGLVASQRQVLEAARLARRTATPGGPSYFEELTTSYHRQAPGNPMDFGAACQEAASAYLDLATFFEQEYLPHSTSIDGVGGDRWQLYCQLFNGATFDPQESYQWGFEELQRIRREMEIEADKILPGAGIHAVIAHLEHDPSLVINGADAFALWNQQVLDGAVAVLNGVHFDIPAPIQHIEAMLAPAGGAAAMYYTPPSIDLSRPGRTWYPTQGRTEFPLWHELSTVYHEGVPGHHLQIGYATWLGERLNPFQRVLGASSGHVEGWALYAERLMDELGFFEEASYRLGMLSSQAFRAARVVIDIGLHHDYPVPRNVFAGAPEHWTRESAIDFLRNMTGIDGIFATSEIDRYLGWPAQATSYKLGERAWLAIREQVRLREGPRFNLKRFHHQALALGFVGLDQLASAFSVLTTT; from the coding sequence ATGACCGAATCCATCAACGAACTCGCCAACGAGTACCTCGCCAATCGGCTGCAACTCGATCCTATCCTCGCCACCGAACTCGGTACAGGGGATGATCCAGCGGGTCTTCCCGACTACTCCGTCACCGGCGTTGTGGCCAAAGCGGATCTCGACAGATCGATTTTGGCCAAAGCGCGCATCATCGACGCAAGTGATGACGAGGTCATCGCCAAACACCTGATGATCGAGCGCCTCAGCACACAACTCGCCCTCCATGATGCGGGAGAATGGATGGCGGAGATCAACGTGATTGCTTCACCCCAACACCAGATAAAACACGCCATCGACCTGATGCCTCGTGCTACCGTGGAGGACTGGGAGACCATCGCCGAGCGGTTGCGCAGGGTGCGCGCGTCGTTGGCGAGTTATCAACAAAGCCTACGTTTGGGCCTTGCGCAGGGGCTCGTTGCTTCGCAGCGTCAGGTTCTTGAAGCAGCCCGACTGGCGCGACGGACGGCGACACCGGGAGGACCTTCGTACTTTGAAGAGCTCACCACCTCGTATCACCGGCAGGCGCCAGGGAACCCTATGGATTTTGGGGCCGCCTGTCAAGAGGCTGCATCAGCTTACTTAGACCTCGCCACCTTCTTCGAACAAGAGTATCTCCCACATAGCACCTCTATTGACGGAGTCGGTGGAGATCGCTGGCAACTCTACTGCCAGCTCTTTAACGGAGCGACCTTTGATCCCCAGGAGTCCTACCAGTGGGGCTTTGAGGAACTACAGCGCATCCGTCGTGAGATGGAGATAGAAGCGGACAAGATCCTTCCCGGCGCAGGTATTCATGCAGTGATCGCGCATCTTGAGCATGATCCATCGTTGGTGATCAACGGTGCTGACGCCTTCGCGCTCTGGAACCAACAGGTTCTCGATGGCGCCGTCGCGGTCCTCAACGGCGTACACTTCGACATTCCTGCCCCGATCCAACACATCGAAGCGATGCTGGCCCCCGCCGGCGGCGCAGCTGCCATGTACTATACGCCGCCATCGATAGATCTCTCGCGACCTGGTCGAACCTGGTATCCGACCCAAGGACGGACGGAGTTCCCCCTCTGGCACGAACTCTCTACGGTCTATCACGAAGGCGTACCAGGTCACCATCTCCAGATCGGCTATGCGACATGGCTCGGCGAACGACTCAACCCTTTCCAAAGGGTCCTTGGTGCTAGCTCTGGTCATGTTGAGGGTTGGGCGCTCTATGCCGAGCGACTGATGGATGAATTGGGCTTCTTCGAGGAGGCCAGCTACCGCCTCGGGATGTTATCGTCACAGGCGTTCCGAGCGGCCAGAGTCGTCATTGACATCGGATTACACCACGACTACCCAGTTCCACGCAATGTCTTCGCAGGGGCACCCGAACACTGGACGCGTGAATCCGCAATCGATTTCCTCCGCAACATGACTGGCATCGATGGCATCTTTGCCACCTCCGAGATCGACCGCTATCTCGGCTGGCCCGCCCAAGCCACCAGCTACAAGTTGGGGGAACGCGCCTGGCTCGCCATTCGCGAACAAGTTCGACTCCGTGAGGGACCACGCTTCAATCTCAAACGCTTCCACCACCAGGCTCTAGCGTTGGGTTTTGTTGGTCTCGATCAACTGGCGAGCGCCTTTT